Within the Plesiomonas shigelloides genome, the region CACACTTGGTCGCAATATCTTCATATTCTTCCGGCCGGTCAATCTTTCCGGTCATGTTTTGTTCGGGATGCAAATTCGGGTTAAACATCACCTGACGTAAGCCGCACAGGTAGCCAATTCGCTCAGCCCAATACCCCCCCAGCCCCACACCGCAAATCAGTGGTTTTTGATCACCGCACAGCTGTACTGCTTTGTGCACTTCTTTGAGCAGGTGCTGCATGTCATGCCGCGGGTGCAAAGTGCTGTAACTGATAAACCGCACATCCGGATCGATAAACTGCAATTGCAGTACTTTTTCGTGGTTACCCGGACTGGTTGAATCAAACCCGTGCAAATAGATGATCATGCTTGTTACTCCTTGTCTGATGCTTGCGGCCAGAAGGCTCTGTAGATACACCGCCTACTCTGACACTCTATCATTACAAGGGTTATAAAGTTTTGAGGAGAAAAGCAAATTTGCTATCGCTTATGGGGAGTAATTTGATGACATGTCATGTGCATAAACGTAACGCTTGCTCATAGTTCAGCATGACCGCTTCCCCGTCACACCGAGCCCCGCCGCTTAACCTGCTTGATAACCTGAATCACCCATAAAAAAGCCGGACAGCCCACCTATTATCAACGGGTGCACTCTCCGGCTTATTTTTCATTGGTGCCTATTGGGTCATTTGCCCGTATTTGGAATCAGTTTTCCAAATTACGAGAAACTTAGCCTACGTAAGCCTTGAGCAGCTCCTCGGCGGCCAGTTTACCCAATGCGTTGGCGGCAAATGGGCTGTCGCCAGTCAGCACTTTACGGTCTTTATGCACCATCCCGGTAATATCTTGGTTCATCAGCGTCAGCCCCATTTTCTGCAGCTGCTCACCAAAGAACCAGGTTAACTGCCCTGGCATATACCCGATATCGGGGGTTTGCTTATCGGCGGCATCTGGGAAGGCACAAATCGCGTAACCTTGCAGTGGGTTTGCGCCGTGCGACAACGCCAAAAATGCTGCTGGGCCATGGCAAAGAGAAATCACATAACGATCATTGGCCAATGCCCAACGCAGTGTTTCAGCCACCGCTTCACTGGCTGGCAAACCAATCAACGCGCCATGTCCACCAGGAATAAAGACCCCAGCATACTCGCTATCTGGCGTGAGCTGGCTGACCACATCCTGCAATTTACGCGGGCGCATAAACTGTGGCAGATAGTGGTTATACAAACCGACAATCGCCTCATCTTCGTTCGGCATCGCCCAATGTTCAAACTTGACCATCAAACCGGAGACCGTCGCGACCTCGAATTCAAAACCGGCCTGATGCAAGTGATACATCGGCAACAGCGTTTCGACTGGGTGGTTACCGGTTGAGAACAGCGCACCGGTATCGGTCGGCAAATAGCGCTCGTCGGCGCCTATCAGCAAGATCTTGTGCTTGCCGCGGTACGGTTTGGCGTAATCTGCCCCGCTGAGATCAGATTTAGAGCTGGTAAACTGACTTAACGAAAATGCTGAAGGGAAAAATGCATTGTGCTCAGCATTATCTGGAGTTGGTAACTTGCTAGGTTGCGTTGTCATATTTCCTCCACGCCCGTTTTCCGTGCGTTTGATATAGCCATTTCTGAGTTACTGTTTTGATTCCACGCGATACAGAAATCTTTCGCCTCGCGCTTGAGTTTTCTCAGCATAATCGTCACAACAGCGCCGACCATAGCGTTATATTGTTACGATTCGCTAACGCTTGCATAAAATGTAATCATCAAATCCAATCTATCAAGCATAGCCGTGCCATCGAGAGATAAAATCCCGCCTCACAAATGGCAGAAGACAAGCGAGAAAATGGGATGGAAGGAAGAAAACGAAACATACGCAGGCCAACCAACAACGTGCTGACCTGCGCGACAAGCTAAAAAGAGGGAAAATCAGGACAGCGGCAACGTTATCCGACGATCTTTATAGTAAAACTCACGATCGCGCTCACTGATCGGTCGCACCACAGCGCATGGGTTACCGAAAGCCACCACATTGGCCGGAATATCTCGCGTCACAATGCTGCCAGCACCAATCACGCTGTTTTCACCAATGGTAACCCCCGGCAACACCACGCAACCGGCACCAATCCAGACATTGTTCCCGATCCGCACCGGTAAGTTAAACTGCGCCAAGCGCTTGCGATACTCGGGATCAATCGGATGACCCGCTGTCGCCAGCGTCACATTCGGCCCAATCATCACGTGATCACCAATGTAGATATGGGTGTCATCCACCAGCGTCAGGTTAAAATTGGCATACACATGATGGCCAAGGTGGGTATGTCGCCCCCAGTTAGCCCGCAGCGGCGGTTCGATGTAACAATCGGTGCCCACTTCGGCCAATAACTGCTCAAGTAGCGCCTGACGCCGAGGCATCTCCGATGGGCGTGTCTGGTTAAAGTCATACAGAATTTCCAGACACTGTTGCTGTGCTTGCGCTAGCGCTTCATCAGTACAAAAATAGACGTCTTGGCTGTGCAGTATATCGGTAATGCTCATTGGCTCCTCGGCCGTTCACGGCAAATTAGTTCATCCACGATGATGCTTAATTTACCATTAGTGCCGTCTGGGTTCTGTGAGCCACACTTTTAAATGCTCAAAAGAGAGCGGCTTGGCATATATAAAGCCCTGAATCAAATGAATTCCACGCACCAGTAAATACGTGAGCTGCGTTTTGGTTTCTACCCCTTCTGCAATCACATCCATATGTGACTCTTTAGAAAAAGCAATAATCGAATCTAATACATCACGCTTAAGATCATCGACACCAATGGTATCGACAAACATTTTATCAATTTTTATTTCATCCACACCCAGTTTTTGAATATAGGAAAACCCACCATAACCCGTGCCAAAATCATCCAACTTAAATCGATAACCAAACAATTTTATTTTGGCTATTTCTCGCGCAGCAGTTTCAAAATCATCGACTTTAATGCGTTCAGTAATTTCAAAGCATAAGCGATTGCTATACGGCCAGCGATTTTTTGCCAACATCTTATACAGCGAACCATTTTCTATCTGCTCAGGCACCACATTGATACTCACCCACAAGCTGTCTGGGATGTTTTTCAAATCATCAATCACACGCTCCATCAATTGCTCAGTAATTGGCAGAATGATGCCTTTTTTCTCAGCATAATCAATGAAGGTGCTCGGGCAAATTGTATCGCCTTTATGCTGCCAGCGCAGTAAAGCCTCAAAACCGACAACCTTATCGGTGGAGGCATCCACAACAGGCTGATAAAAAGGCACAAACTCACGACGTTTTAGCCCTGTATGCAGTAATCCACTCAATGATTTTTGATAATTGAAAATGATGGCATAAAAGAAGCCCATTAACCCCAATACTATCACGATAAATAGATACACTATGCTCTGTATTTTGGCATAGGTATAATCCATTAACTCCTGCCCTGCATAGAGTTTATAGATCATGCCATTATATTCCCTTGCAACACTGAGTTGCTGCGCTTCCGGCTGCATTAAAATGCTATAATTGCCAGTTGAGAAAGAGAGCGCTTTATACTGCAATGATTTCGGATGATACTCCATATAAAAACAATCTTTGCATGGTGTCTGTAATTGCTCGTAAGTCCACGCACCGTTCAGCACCCAATAAACATAGTTACCGTTGATATTAGCAAAAATAACTTGCTCGCCATGCACGCCATAGCTTTGTGCTGTACTGGTTATCCCGATATTATAGTTATCCAGCTTATACATAGATTGCTGCATTCGCGACCGAGAAATAATATCCAGATCGGGGCCTAAACTAGAACAACCTGAGCCGTTAGCCAGCTTTATCCCTTGCACCCGAAATTGGCTATTATAGAGGTTCAAGTTACGCAATGTTTCAATGTCATCTTTACCGCAATCAAATTTAAGATCTGCAATATCCTGTATCATCGTATGCTTAATCAGCTGATCGCGTTTTAATGCCATGATCTCGAGCTTATCCATTTTCCAGATCAGTATATCTTTGGCAACCCGCTCATTGAGCAATGAGGGTAACAACAGGGAACTCAACAGCACAATAAAAATACACACGCAAATGCTGATATGTCTTTTTCCCCATTTCATTATGGATAGAACCCCAACAACCTGATTTTTCGATATCAGCCGATGGCTGAATAAATGATGACTTACGCCTGTAGCATGGTCGTTGATAATACAATTCAAACCATAAAAAAACCAGCGTGTCGGTAGATAAACATAGCGTTCAATATGATTTTTCTTCTTTTATATTAATTAGTTGAATAGTTATACAATCAGACGAATCACACACATACGCATAACCTGAAAACTAGGTTAATCAATAGCCAATTAAAAATGTGAAATGTTGCCCTATGCGGATAAATACGTATAGAAAGAAAATAAAATCAGCGCCGCATTACAATAAGGCTATGAGTTGAGGTTAATACAATCTTACTGTACACATAAAAACGGCAATTTATCTGCACACAATTGCGCAAGGCAAAGGTTGGAAATGTAAAATGCGTGCTTTTACTGGCAAATAGCTCAGGCCAGCTATCAAAAAAGCGCGGTTAAAAACCGCGCTCAATA harbors:
- a CDS encoding EAL domain-containing protein: MKWGKRHISICVCIFIVLLSSLLLPSLLNERVAKDILIWKMDKLEIMALKRDQLIKHTMIQDIADLKFDCGKDDIETLRNLNLYNSQFRVQGIKLANGSGCSSLGPDLDIISRSRMQQSMYKLDNYNIGITSTAQSYGVHGEQVIFANINGNYVYWVLNGAWTYEQLQTPCKDCFYMEYHPKSLQYKALSFSTGNYSILMQPEAQQLSVAREYNGMIYKLYAGQELMDYTYAKIQSIVYLFIVIVLGLMGFFYAIIFNYQKSLSGLLHTGLKRREFVPFYQPVVDASTDKVVGFEALLRWQHKGDTICPSTFIDYAEKKGIILPITEQLMERVIDDLKNIPDSLWVSINVVPEQIENGSLYKMLAKNRWPYSNRLCFEITERIKVDDFETAAREIAKIKLFGYRFKLDDFGTGYGGFSYIQKLGVDEIKIDKMFVDTIGVDDLKRDVLDSIIAFSKESHMDVIAEGVETKTQLTYLLVRGIHLIQGFIYAKPLSFEHLKVWLTEPRRH
- a CDS encoding sugar O-acetyltransferase, encoding MSITDILHSQDVYFCTDEALAQAQQQCLEILYDFNQTRPSEMPRRQALLEQLLAEVGTDCYIEPPLRANWGRHTHLGHHVYANFNLTLVDDTHIYIGDHVMIGPNVTLATAGHPIDPEYRKRLAQFNLPVRIGNNVWIGAGCVVLPGVTIGENSVIGAGSIVTRDIPANVVAFGNPCAVVRPISERDREFYYKDRRITLPLS
- the hchA gene encoding glyoxalase III HchA; its protein translation is MTTQPSKLPTPDNAEHNAFFPSAFSLSQFTSSKSDLSGADYAKPYRGKHKILLIGADERYLPTDTGALFSTGNHPVETLLPMYHLHQAGFEFEVATVSGLMVKFEHWAMPNEDEAIVGLYNHYLPQFMRPRKLQDVVSQLTPDSEYAGVFIPGGHGALIGLPASEAVAETLRWALANDRYVISLCHGPAAFLALSHGANPLQGYAICAFPDAADKQTPDIGYMPGQLTWFFGEQLQKMGLTLMNQDITGMVHKDRKVLTGDSPFAANALGKLAAEELLKAYVG
- the ycfP gene encoding alpha/beta hydrolase YcfP, encoding MIIYLHGFDSTSPGNHEKVLQLQFIDPDVRFISYSTLHPRHDMQHLLKEVHKAVQLCGDQKPLICGVGLGGYWAERIGYLCGLRQVMFNPNLHPEQNMTGKIDRPEEYEDIATKCVENFRKKNEGNCLVILSTQDEVLDNRLTQEELNDFYEIVWDDKQSHKFKNISHHLQRIKAFKLQD